The Miscanthus floridulus cultivar M001 chromosome 7, ASM1932011v1, whole genome shotgun sequence genome includes a region encoding these proteins:
- the LOC136464168 gene encoding FCS-Like Zinc finger 2-like, protein MGGAGHHSVHFLDACFLCRKPLASNRDIFMYRGDTAFCSDECRSAQMAADEAAERRKARAVTHGALPAREAEGPPQERGKKVRAGSILAL, encoded by the exons atgggAGGAGCGGGGCACCACAGCGTGCATTTCTTGGACGCGTGCTTCCTCTGCCGGAAGCCGCTCGCCAGCAACCGCGACATCTTCATGTACAG AGGCGACACGGCGTTCTGCAGCGACGAGTGCAGGAGCGCGCAGATGGCGGCGGACGAAGCGGCGGAGAGGAGGAAGGCCAGGGCGGTGACACATGGGGCCCTGCCCGCCAGGGAAGCGGAAGGCCCACCACAGGAGCGCGGCAAGAAGGTCCGGGCCGGGTCCATACTGGCCCTGTGA
- the LOC136464169 gene encoding uncharacterized protein, whose protein sequence is MEFTSSYFHAFGNPDFAALFSGGSGGGGGSAQAHRPRSSTDGGSAKAEDGRSPTSATARRAPSMFCVPDTEAEEPNSFLDECTLCRKALCGDIFMYRGDTPFCSDDCRREQIEMDRIRHRRKKQQALIAAQQQQQAAPAAAMSQRDQRTQRQLQPQH, encoded by the exons ATGGAGTTCACGTCGTCCTACTTCCACGCCTTCGGCAACCCCGACTTCGCGGCGCTGTTCtcgggcggcagcggcggcggtggcggcagcgcGCAGGCCCACCGGCCGCGGAGCTCCACCGACGGCGGCAGCGCCAAGGCGGAGGACGGCAGGAGCCCCACTTCGGCCACGGCGAGGCGCGCGCCGTCCATGTTCTGCGTCCCCGACACGGAAGCGGAGGAGCCCAACAGCTTCCTGGACGAGTGCACCCTCTGCCGCAAGGCGCTCTGCGGCGACATCTTCATGTACAG AGGGGACACGCCGTTCTGCAGCGACGATTGCAGGAGGGAGCAGATCGAGATGGACCGCATCAGGCACCggaggaagaagcagcaggcCCTCATAgcggcgcagcagcagcagcaagcggCGCCGGCGGCAGCGATGTCGCAGAGGGACCAGCGTACCCAGCGGCAGCTTCAGCCACAGCACTAG